One part of the Luteibacter yeojuensis genome encodes these proteins:
- a CDS encoding glucoamylase family protein codes for MQAKTIKRLSLFLGLVLACAAPMAMAQKEPAKAKPATTSRVRDVHPVPPMIADLEKRTFQWFWDSGNPANGLVPDHYPTDSFASIASVGFGLTAYGVGVERGYITREQAVDRTLATLRFFRDAPQNDSEDDATGYKGFFYHFLNMQSGKRHDRWVELSTVDTTLMLGGVLFAQSYYDRDDAKEKQIRELADEIYRRVDWTWAQNHKPLVSMGWTPGGKFIPHDWAGYNEGMLVYILALGSPTHAVGNDAWPAWTKTYDKTWGEFHGQTFLNFAPLFGHQYSHTWVDFRGIRDDWNRSHDLDYFENSRRATYAQQAYAVANPGGWKGYGKNVWGLTASNGPGGLIVKQGDKERTFYGYTARGAGRDYISDDGTIVPTAAGGSIAFAPDIVIPALEEMKKKYGQYIYTKYGFVDAFNLSFDTRTDLRTGRLVPGFGWADTVHLGIDQGPIVLMIENYRSGFVWSVMKKNPYIRKGLERAGFTGGWLDDDTAANLW; via the coding sequence ATGCAAGCCAAGACGATCAAGCGCCTTTCCCTCTTCCTCGGCCTCGTCCTCGCCTGCGCCGCTCCCATGGCCATGGCCCAGAAGGAACCGGCAAAGGCGAAGCCTGCGACCACCTCCCGCGTTCGCGACGTGCATCCCGTGCCGCCGATGATCGCGGACCTGGAAAAGCGCACCTTCCAATGGTTCTGGGACAGCGGCAATCCGGCCAATGGCCTCGTGCCCGACCATTACCCGACCGACTCTTTCGCTTCCATCGCCTCGGTCGGCTTCGGCCTGACGGCTTACGGCGTCGGCGTGGAGCGCGGCTACATCACGCGCGAGCAGGCGGTGGACCGCACGCTCGCCACCTTGCGCTTCTTCCGCGATGCGCCGCAGAACGACTCCGAGGACGATGCCACCGGCTACAAGGGCTTCTTCTACCACTTCCTCAACATGCAAAGCGGCAAGCGGCACGACCGCTGGGTGGAGCTGTCCACCGTCGACACCACGCTGATGCTCGGCGGCGTACTGTTCGCTCAGAGCTATTACGACCGTGACGATGCGAAGGAAAAGCAAATACGCGAACTGGCCGACGAGATCTACCGTCGCGTGGACTGGACCTGGGCGCAGAACCACAAGCCGCTCGTCAGCATGGGTTGGACACCGGGCGGCAAGTTCATTCCGCACGACTGGGCCGGTTATAACGAGGGCATGCTCGTCTATATTCTCGCCCTCGGCTCGCCCACGCATGCCGTGGGCAATGACGCCTGGCCGGCCTGGACGAAGACGTACGACAAGACCTGGGGCGAATTCCACGGCCAGACCTTCCTCAACTTCGCGCCGCTGTTCGGACACCAGTACAGCCATACGTGGGTCGACTTCCGCGGCATCCGCGACGACTGGAACCGCTCGCACGACCTCGATTATTTCGAGAACAGCCGCCGCGCCACGTATGCGCAGCAGGCCTATGCCGTCGCCAATCCCGGCGGCTGGAAGGGTTATGGCAAGAACGTCTGGGGCCTGACGGCAAGCAACGGCCCGGGCGGCCTGATCGTGAAGCAGGGCGACAAAGAACGCACGTTCTACGGGTATACCGCGCGCGGCGCGGGGCGCGACTACATTTCCGACGACGGCACTATCGTGCCGACGGCCGCCGGCGGCTCGATCGCCTTCGCGCCGGACATCGTCATTCCGGCGCTGGAGGAGATGAAGAAGAAGTACGGCCAGTACATCTATACGAAGTATGGCTTCGTCGACGCCTTCAACCTCAGCTTCGATACGCGCACCGACCTGCGCACCGGCCGCCTCGTGCCGGGCTTCGGCTGGGCCGACACCGTGCATCTCGGTATCGACCAGGGCCCGATCGTCCTGATGATCGAGAACTACCGCAGCGGGTTCGTCTGGAGCGTGATGAAGAAGAATCCGTACATCCGCAAGGGCCTCGAGCGCGCCGGCTTCACCGGCGGCTGGCTCGACGACGACACGGCCGCCAATCTGTGGTGA
- a CDS encoding TonB-dependent receptor, with product MKASMQLKKKILASVITATVATAAMTPSAFAQSAIATLRGKAAPGATVTAFNPQTGLSRKATAGADGTYVINGLPPATYQVDAGPGTQQNVTLTVASTATLNLAAPAAAAPADAANAAALEGVTVNATTLTEVRTPEVAKTISLHQIQTIPQVSRNFLEFADTVPGMVFSVDAQGHTSLRGGAQNNSSVNVFIDGVGQKSYVKEGGVSGQVNSQGNPFPQLAIGEYKVITSNYKAEYDQVSSAAITAETKSGTNEFHGETFYTYTSDKYRSRTAGEEDGDKARSFEKEYGFALGGPIIKDQMHFFVTFEQKKFDTPITVTPGSDVPANAIGLLPAAAQAELGPANLPFDEKLYFGKIDWEFSDRDRIEISTQVRRETQADNIGAGQSQSQSIVTENHDTRATFRWQHSGEWYFNEFKASYENSSNDPLPLNYGNGYNYTWRPNNDAPIIGIGSAGPLATQIKGQEGPMISDDFTFNDLSWHGDHIVKMGYKYKEITLHAQDAQNVNPQFTYNVDENGTNPLPYKAQFSNPVAGLNAVAETKSKQYGAYIQDDWSVNDHLTLNLGVRWDKEKTPSYLDYVTPQSVIDGFNSLDQNAQAEFPGQTYAQTLAKGGINYRDYIGTGNNRHAQNQWAPRLGFSYDLFADEAHVIHGGAGRSYDRNLYDYLQLEQTKSALPYQEILFNIPGRGCTVGPNTNCVNWDPSYLNGLENLQALVAGSNKGQEVDMLNNDLKAPYSDQFSIGMSNKLGDWNTDATITRVLSYDGFAFTLGNRFPNGAFFQDGNQPWGNGIPGFGSMIIGNNGIRTRTTQVLLSADKPYTRESGWSANFAYTYTRAKQNRDIKEHYSFDEPTIFDYPFITSNAASKHRFVATGSLDGPWGFTFSAKLTLATPLPWNGNYGYGAVFADGSQNIPRAYTPPGEKFLVGGKIWGYRDIDLQATKDFPIGEGDMTKFYIRFDILNVFNWKNLVDYTTNFGSGGNPSNASNPVTFNKTGNIQFVPRTARFTAGFKF from the coding sequence ATGAAAGCCTCGATGCAGTTGAAGAAGAAGATTCTCGCGAGCGTCATCACGGCAACGGTTGCCACCGCCGCCATGACGCCGTCGGCGTTCGCGCAGTCGGCCATCGCCACCCTGCGCGGCAAGGCCGCACCGGGTGCGACCGTCACCGCGTTCAACCCGCAGACCGGCCTGAGCCGCAAAGCCACGGCGGGGGCGGACGGTACGTACGTGATCAACGGCCTGCCGCCGGCGACCTACCAGGTCGACGCCGGTCCGGGCACGCAGCAGAACGTGACGCTGACGGTCGCTTCGACCGCGACGCTCAACCTGGCGGCACCGGCCGCCGCCGCACCGGCCGACGCCGCGAACGCCGCGGCGCTCGAAGGTGTCACCGTCAACGCCACGACGTTGACCGAAGTGCGCACGCCCGAAGTCGCCAAGACCATCTCGCTGCACCAGATCCAGACCATTCCGCAGGTCTCGCGCAACTTCCTCGAGTTCGCCGACACCGTGCCGGGCATGGTGTTCAGCGTGGACGCGCAGGGCCACACCTCGCTGCGCGGCGGCGCGCAGAACAACAGCTCGGTCAACGTCTTCATCGACGGCGTGGGCCAGAAGAGCTACGTGAAGGAAGGCGGCGTGTCCGGCCAGGTCAACAGCCAGGGCAACCCGTTCCCGCAGCTCGCCATCGGCGAGTACAAAGTCATCACGTCGAACTACAAGGCCGAGTACGACCAGGTGTCGTCGGCGGCGATCACGGCCGAGACGAAGTCGGGCACGAACGAATTCCACGGCGAAACGTTCTACACCTACACCTCGGACAAGTACCGCAGCCGCACCGCGGGCGAGGAAGACGGCGACAAGGCGCGGTCGTTCGAGAAGGAATACGGCTTCGCGCTGGGCGGTCCGATCATCAAGGACCAGATGCACTTCTTCGTGACCTTCGAGCAGAAGAAGTTCGACACGCCGATCACCGTGACGCCGGGTTCGGACGTGCCGGCCAACGCCATCGGTCTCCTCCCGGCCGCCGCGCAGGCCGAACTCGGCCCCGCCAACCTGCCGTTCGACGAGAAGCTCTATTTCGGAAAGATCGACTGGGAATTCAGCGACCGCGACCGTATCGAAATCAGCACCCAGGTTCGCCGCGAGACCCAGGCCGACAATATCGGTGCCGGCCAGTCGCAGTCGCAGTCGATCGTGACCGAGAACCACGATACCCGCGCCACCTTCCGCTGGCAGCATAGCGGCGAGTGGTACTTCAACGAATTCAAGGCCTCGTACGAGAACTCCTCGAACGATCCGCTGCCGCTCAACTACGGCAACGGCTACAACTACACCTGGCGTCCGAACAACGATGCTCCCATCATCGGCATCGGTTCCGCCGGCCCCCTGGCGACGCAGATCAAGGGCCAGGAAGGTCCGATGATCTCGGACGACTTCACCTTCAACGACCTGAGCTGGCACGGCGACCACATCGTCAAGATGGGTTACAAGTACAAGGAAATCACGCTGCACGCGCAGGATGCGCAGAACGTGAACCCGCAGTTCACCTATAACGTCGACGAGAACGGCACGAATCCGCTGCCCTACAAGGCCCAGTTCTCGAACCCGGTCGCGGGCCTGAACGCGGTCGCGGAAACGAAGAGCAAGCAGTACGGCGCCTACATCCAGGACGACTGGTCGGTGAACGATCACCTCACGCTGAACCTCGGCGTGCGCTGGGACAAGGAAAAGACCCCTTCCTACCTGGACTACGTCACGCCGCAGAGCGTGATCGACGGCTTCAACTCGCTCGACCAGAACGCACAGGCCGAGTTCCCGGGCCAGACGTATGCGCAGACGCTGGCGAAGGGCGGCATCAACTACCGCGACTACATCGGCACCGGCAACAACCGGCACGCGCAGAACCAGTGGGCACCGCGCCTCGGCTTCTCGTATGACCTGTTCGCCGACGAAGCGCATGTGATCCACGGCGGTGCGGGCCGCTCCTACGACCGCAACCTGTACGACTATCTGCAGCTGGAACAGACCAAGTCGGCGTTGCCGTACCAGGAGATCCTTTTCAACATTCCGGGTCGCGGCTGCACCGTCGGCCCGAACACGAACTGCGTGAACTGGGATCCGTCGTACCTGAATGGCCTCGAGAACCTGCAGGCGCTCGTCGCCGGCTCGAACAAGGGCCAGGAAGTCGACATGCTCAATAACGATCTGAAGGCGCCGTATTCGGACCAGTTCAGCATCGGCATGTCGAACAAGCTGGGCGACTGGAATACGGATGCCACGATCACGCGCGTGCTGTCCTACGACGGCTTCGCCTTCACGCTCGGCAACCGTTTCCCGAATGGCGCGTTCTTCCAGGACGGCAATCAGCCCTGGGGCAACGGCATCCCCGGCTTCGGCTCGATGATCATCGGCAACAACGGCATCCGCACCCGCACCACGCAGGTGCTGCTGTCGGCCGACAAGCCGTATACGCGCGAATCCGGCTGGAGCGCCAACTTTGCTTACACCTACACCCGTGCGAAGCAGAACCGCGACATCAAGGAACATTACTCGTTCGACGAGCCGACGATCTTCGATTATCCGTTCATCACGTCGAACGCCGCGTCCAAGCATCGCTTCGTGGCAACGGGTTCGCTCGACGGTCCGTGGGGCTTCACCTTCTCGGCGAAGCTGACCCTCGCCACGCCGCTGCCCTGGAACGGCAACTACGGCTACGGCGCCGTCTTCGCGGACGGCTCGCAGAATATCCCCCGGGCCTACACCCCGCCGGGCGAGAAGTTCCTGGTGGGCGGCAAGATCTGGGGTTACCGCGACATCGACCTCCAGGCCACGAAGGACTTCCCGATCGGCGAAGGCGACATGACGAAGTTCTACATCCGCTTCGACATCCTCAACGTCTTCAACTGGAAGAACCTCGTCGACTACACCACGAACTTCGGTTCCGGTGGCAACCCGAGCAACGCCAGCAACCCGGTCACGTTCAACAAGACGGGCAACATCCAGTTCGTGCCGCGCACCGCGCGCTTCACGGCTGGCTTCAAGTTCTAA
- a CDS encoding tryptophan halogenase family protein: protein MSYGITHIVVVGGGTAGWMAASALARVLGRQVTVRLVESDEIGIVGVGEATVPHIKLFNNLLGLNEAEFVARTQGTFKLGIQFRDWGRLGSAYIHGFGVMGHDVGLTPFHQYWIKGRLAGHAADLLDYSVNTVAATRGKFMPAPTDVPTNSPLGGIGYAYHFDAALYARFLRAYGEARGVHRTEGKVRHVELHPESGHVAAVVLADGERVEGDLFIDCTGFRGLLIEDALKTGYEEWGHWLPCDRALAVPCERVDTPTPYTRSTARESGWQWRIPLQHRTGNGYVYSSSHIDDDEATAKLLANLDGRALADPRPLRFVTGIRKKAWNRNVVSLGLASGFMEPLESTSIHMIQMGISRLLQLFPANGQMDPVLVDRYNAQTRFEAERIRDFLVLHYKATARDDSPFWNDCRTMSIPDSLQRYIDLFRHSGRFFRDADEMFGVVSWVQVMIGQGIMPSGYDPLVDQMPEEDLPRFLASVRDIVSKNVDLMPTHQQFIDRECRAPAVAA from the coding sequence ATGAGCTACGGCATCACCCATATCGTTGTCGTCGGCGGAGGAACCGCCGGTTGGATGGCCGCTTCCGCGCTGGCCCGCGTCCTCGGCAGGCAGGTCACCGTCCGGCTGGTCGAATCCGACGAGATCGGCATCGTCGGCGTGGGCGAGGCCACGGTCCCGCACATCAAGCTGTTCAACAATCTGCTCGGACTCAACGAGGCCGAGTTCGTCGCCAGGACCCAGGGAACGTTCAAGCTCGGCATCCAGTTCCGCGACTGGGGCAGGCTCGGCTCCGCATATATCCACGGTTTCGGGGTGATGGGGCACGACGTGGGCCTGACGCCATTCCACCAGTACTGGATCAAGGGACGGCTGGCGGGCCACGCCGCCGACCTGCTCGATTATTCGGTGAACACGGTGGCTGCCACGCGCGGCAAGTTCATGCCCGCGCCCACGGATGTCCCCACGAACAGCCCGCTCGGCGGCATTGGCTACGCCTATCATTTCGATGCCGCGCTTTACGCTCGCTTCCTCCGTGCCTATGGCGAGGCACGCGGTGTCCACCGCACCGAAGGCAAGGTGCGGCATGTCGAGCTGCATCCCGAATCCGGCCATGTCGCTGCCGTGGTGCTTGCCGACGGCGAACGCGTGGAAGGCGACCTCTTCATCGACTGCACGGGCTTTCGCGGGCTGCTGATCGAGGACGCGCTGAAGACCGGTTACGAGGAATGGGGCCATTGGCTGCCCTGCGACCGTGCCTTGGCCGTACCGTGCGAACGGGTGGACACGCCAACGCCGTACACGCGCTCCACCGCACGCGAGTCGGGCTGGCAATGGCGCATTCCGCTCCAGCATCGCACCGGCAATGGCTATGTCTATTCCAGCAGCCACATCGACGACGACGAAGCCACGGCGAAACTGTTGGCCAACCTCGACGGCAGGGCATTGGCCGATCCACGGCCGCTGCGGTTCGTCACCGGCATACGCAAGAAGGCCTGGAACCGTAACGTGGTATCGCTGGGACTCGCCAGCGGCTTCATGGAACCGCTTGAGTCCACCAGCATCCACATGATCCAGATGGGCATCTCGCGGCTGCTCCAGCTGTTCCCGGCGAACGGGCAAATGGATCCGGTGCTTGTCGACCGCTACAACGCGCAGACCCGTTTCGAGGCCGAGCGTATCCGCGACTTCCTGGTGCTCCACTACAAGGCCACCGCGCGCGACGATTCGCCGTTCTGGAACGATTGCCGGACGATGTCGATTCCGGACTCGCTGCAGCGCTACATCGACCTGTTCCGCCACAGCGGCCGCTTTTTCCGGGACGCCGACGAGATGTTCGGCGTGGTGAGCTGGGTCCAGGTGATGATCGGCCAGGGCATCATGCCCAGCGGCTACGACCCCCTGGTGGACCAGATGCCCGAGGAGGACCTGCCAAGGTTCCTTGCCAGCGTACGCGACATCGTGTCGAAGAACGTGGATCTCATGCCCACCCACCAGCAGTTCATCGATCGCGAATGCCGCGCCCCGGCGGTGGCCGCCTGA